The window TTGGTCCCAAACCAAGCGCGCTGCCAATTGCGCTACACCCCGTTATTTACACACTCGTTGTTTTCTCGAGCGCAAAAGTATTTTACTATAGCCCCAAAATATAATCAATCCGTACATTGAGCATATTTCAGCATTTACCCTTCTATTTCTTTATTATGCTCACTTTTACACGGTTTTATTACCTGTTTTGTCATATTAATTTTGCTCATACATTCACTGTGTGTTTTCAACATTTTCACTACTCCTAAGAGCATTATATCCAATATGTAACATAATTGAAATGTAATATCTCTTGATACGTCATGGTAGTTTTTTTATAATGTAGTAAAACTAAGGAAAAAGGATGTGGTGTCTATACAGCGTATTTTAGGGCAAGTCAGACGGGCGATTCAGGACTATAACATGATTGAAGACGGAGATAAAATTGCAGTTGGCGTAAGCGGCGGAAAAGATAGCATGACCCTTCTTACTGCACTAAGACAGCTTCAGAATTTCTATCCTAAAAAGTTTGAGCTCGAGGCAATCAGTCTTACAATGGGTATAGGAAATGCCGATTACACTCCGGTTGTCGAATATTGCAAACAAATAGGTGTCAATTATTCGGTTGAAGAGACCTTAATTGGGAAGATAATTTTTGAAGTGAGAAATGAAAAGAACCCTTGTTCTATGTGTGCAAACCTTAGAAGAGGAGCTCTCCATAATAAAGCAAAAAAGCTTGGCTGCAATAAGGTTGCTCTGGGCCATCATAGGGACGATGCTGTTGAAACTCTCTTGCTCAGTAGCTTCTATGAAGGAAGAATACATACTTTTTCTCCTGTGACTTATCTTGACAGACAGGATTTATATCTTATTCGTCCTCTTATTTATACTGAAGAA of the Ruminiclostridium papyrosolvens DSM 2782 genome contains:
- a CDS encoding tRNA 2-thiocytidine(32) synthetase TtcA, whose amino-acid sequence is MVSIQRILGQVRRAIQDYNMIEDGDKIAVGVSGGKDSMTLLTALRQLQNFYPKKFELEAISLTMGIGNADYTPVVEYCKQIGVNYSVEETLIGKIIFEVRNEKNPCSMCANLRRGALHNKAKKLGCNKVALGHHRDDAVETLLLSSFYEGRIHTFSPVTYLDRQDLYLIRPLIYTEEKQIKAVVKSESLPIVKSPCHVDGKTKRQYIKDLILELQKDNREIKSNLFGAIKRAEIDGWHE